The Papaver somniferum cultivar HN1 chromosome 3, ASM357369v1, whole genome shotgun sequence genome includes a region encoding these proteins:
- the LOC113358718 gene encoding protein CHLOROPLAST IMPORT APPARATUS 2-like, whose protein sequence is MSSCLSGGGGRTYSIDLDIVKSQHSSSSTRTTHSSSSPSSTLSESTDSPIKISTRKPRTPRKRPNQTYNEAAALLSTVYPNIFSIKNLKKSFKHSKPCHSFSEESSSELLPSFPPFGTSEFLIHPPMLPEKPKIEAKPIDSSDVQSPESGLNYSNHTSNEMFENDFDAESILDEEMEDSSIGIDSIMGNLSAIHVSTDDSHNPHQQFYTPYLGYGGYGFGGISAFRQVDDGDWWRFPTVDVMNISPNILPKLSLKAITSSTPPVVVEKENKKKKKKKKKVEIVEKEELEDEIEKNKEVGNSEKVEVDEKKLNSKLSLDLKLNYDDVLKAWSDRGSPFSEDGVELSESEALARLAQIDLFAENGGLREASVLRYREKRRSRLFSKKIRYQVRKVNADRRPRMKGRFVRRPIATRDEDKHKK, encoded by the exons ATGTCTTCATGTTTAAGTGGAGGTGGAGGAAGAACATATAGCATAGATCTTGATATAGTTAAATCTCAgcattcttcatcttcaacaagaaCTACtcattcatcttcatcaccatcatcaacaCTCTCTGAATCAACAGATTCACCAATTAAAATCTCGACGCGTAAACCACGTACACCGCGGAAACGTCCCAACCAAACATACAATGAAGCTGCTGCTTTACTCTCAACAGTTTACCCCAACATTTTCTCAATCAAAAACCTCAagaaatcattcaaacattctaaACCTTGTCACTCATTTTCCGAAGAATCATCGTCTGAATTGCTCCCATCATTTCCTCCGTTCGGTACGTCTGAATTCCTAATTCATCCACCAATGCTCCCAGAAAAacccaaaattgaagcaaaacctATTGATTCTTCTGATGTTCAGAGTCCTGAATCTGGATTGAATTACTCAAACCATACTAGTAATGAAATGTTTGAGAATGATTTCGATGCGGAATCTATACTCGATGAAGAAATGGAAGATTCGAGTATTGGAATTGACAGTATTATGGGCAATCTTAGTGCTATTCATGTAAGTACTGATGATTCCCACAATCCTCATCAACAATTCTACACTCCTTACTTGGGATACGGCGGGTACGGGTTCGGAGGAATAAGTGCATTTAGACAAGTAGATGATGGAGATTGGTGGAGATTTCCTACTGTTGATGTTATGAACATTTCGCCAAACATTCTGCCGAAATTGAGTCTTAAAGCAATTACTTCAAGCACTCCTCCGGTGGTAGTCGAGAAagagaacaaaaagaagaagaaaaagaagaagaaagtagagATAGTAGAgaaagaagaattagaagatgaaattgagaagAATAAAGAAGTAGGAAATTCTGAGAAAGTAGAGGTAGACGAGAAGAAACTGAATTCGAAATTGAGTTTAGATTTGAAATTGAATTACGATGATGTACTGAAAGCTTGGTCCGATCGTGGCTCGCCGTTTTCAGAAGACGGGGTGGAGTTATCGGAATCTGAAGCTCTT GCTAGGTTGGCACAAATTGATTTATTTGCTGAAAATGGAGGACTGAGAGAAGCTAGTGTGTTGCGCTACAGGGAGAAAAGAAGGAGCCGTCTGTTTTCTAAGAAGATCAGATACCAAGTTAGAAAAGTCAATGCAGATCGACGGCCTAGAATGAAG GGAAGATTTGTGAGAAGGCCAATAGCAACAAGAGATGAAGACAAGCATAAGAAATAG